A genomic window from Streptomyces mirabilis includes:
- a CDS encoding C40 family peptidase, with product MSGRLVRLACTAAMASGVLLASAPAVVAAPDPGAEEHSVTHLLTDLQQLYQDAERATETYNATAEKLKKQKAEVARLDGNLARARLSLHDSRTAAGRLARQEYQNSGEISSYVRLLLARDPQHALDEGHVIGQLARERIETVERLQETERRTDGLARKARKALDGQLSLAERQKKERDEVRGRLKDVEVLLASLSPDQLAKLARLEKSGVTEAQQKFVASGALSSARPPTREGEKAVRYAVDQIGKPYVWGAEGPGAYDCSGLTSQAWGHAGRPIPRTSQEQWAQLPHIPLNDLRPGDLVIYFPKATHVALYLGDGLVVQAPRPGTDVKVSPIAANPLLGAVRPDPDGKLLRHYTPPRVASR from the coding sequence GTGTCAGGAAGGCTTGTACGTCTGGCCTGTACGGCCGCGATGGCGTCGGGGGTGCTGCTGGCCTCCGCGCCGGCGGTGGTGGCCGCGCCGGACCCCGGGGCCGAAGAGCATTCCGTGACTCACCTACTGACGGATCTTCAGCAGCTCTACCAGGACGCCGAGCGCGCCACCGAGACGTACAACGCCACTGCGGAGAAGCTGAAGAAGCAGAAGGCCGAGGTCGCCCGGCTCGACGGGAACCTCGCCAGGGCCCGCCTCTCGCTGCACGACAGCCGCACGGCGGCGGGGCGGCTCGCCCGGCAGGAGTACCAGAACAGCGGCGAGATCTCGTCGTACGTACGGCTGCTGCTCGCCCGTGATCCACAGCATGCCCTGGACGAGGGGCATGTGATCGGGCAGCTGGCGCGGGAGCGGATCGAGACCGTCGAACGGCTGCAGGAGACGGAGCGCAGGACCGACGGTCTTGCACGGAAGGCGCGCAAGGCGCTCGACGGTCAACTCTCTCTCGCCGAACGTCAGAAGAAGGAGCGCGACGAGGTGCGGGGGCGGCTCAAGGACGTCGAGGTGCTGCTCGCCTCGCTCAGCCCCGATCAGCTCGCCAAGCTCGCCCGGCTGGAGAAGTCGGGAGTCACCGAGGCGCAGCAGAAGTTCGTGGCGTCAGGGGCGCTCAGCAGTGCGCGACCGCCCACGCGGGAGGGCGAGAAGGCGGTGCGGTACGCCGTGGACCAGATCGGGAAGCCGTACGTGTGGGGGGCCGAGGGTCCCGGGGCGTACGACTGCTCGGGGCTCACTTCGCAGGCCTGGGGGCACGCAGGGCGGCCCATCCCCCGGACCAGCCAGGAGCAATGGGCCCAGTTGCCCCACATTCCGCTGAACGATCTCCGCCCCGGGGATCTGGTGATCTACTTCCCCAAGGCCACCCATGTCGCCCTGTACCTGGGGGACGGCCTGGTCGTACAGGCCCCGAGACCGGGAACCGACGTCAAGGTCTCCCCCATCGCCGCCAACCCGCTGCTCGGAGCCGTCCGCCCGGACCCGGACGGAAAGCTCCTGCGGCACTACACACCACCAAGAGTCGCGTCCCGTTAG
- a CDS encoding helix-turn-helix domain-containing protein, with product MTSQAPTPAYRRLSVEERRSQLLEAALSLFAHRAPEEVSLDDVAEAAGVSRPLVYRYFPGGKQQLYEAALRSAAEDLEHCFAEPPEGPLSVRLARALDRYLAFVDQHDAGFTALLQGGSVVETSRTTAIVDGVRRAAAEHILDHLGVKDPGRRLRMTVRMWITAVEGASLSWLDGGKEPPLDELRDWLVEQFVAMLVVSAGRDPQTARVVRAALVLEGREGALGKLARAVLPVIGDAARLL from the coding sequence ATGACCTCGCAGGCTCCCACCCCCGCATACCGTCGGCTGAGTGTCGAGGAGCGGCGCTCGCAGCTCCTCGAAGCGGCACTGTCCCTCTTCGCGCACCGGGCACCCGAGGAGGTCTCGCTCGATGACGTGGCGGAGGCGGCGGGCGTGTCACGGCCTCTGGTGTACCGGTACTTCCCGGGCGGCAAGCAGCAGCTGTACGAGGCTGCCCTGCGGTCCGCCGCGGAGGATCTGGAGCACTGTTTCGCGGAGCCCCCCGAGGGGCCGTTGAGCGTGCGGCTGGCCCGGGCCCTGGATCGGTACCTGGCGTTCGTGGACCAGCACGACGCCGGGTTCACCGCGTTGCTTCAGGGAGGCAGTGTCGTCGAGACCTCCAGGACGACGGCCATAGTGGACGGCGTGCGGCGGGCGGCGGCAGAGCACATTCTGGATCATCTGGGCGTGAAGGATCCGGGGCGACGGCTGCGCATGACCGTGCGGATGTGGATCACCGCGGTGGAGGGCGCCTCGCTGAGCTGGCTGGACGGGGGCAAGGAGCCGCCGCTGGACGAGCTGCGGGACTGGCTCGTGGAGCAGTTCGTGGCGATGCTCGTGGTCAGTGCCGGACGTGATCCGCAGACCGCCCGCGTGGTGCGGGCCGCGCTCGTCCTGGAGGGGCGGGAAGGTGCCCTGGGGAAGCTGGCCCGGGCGGTTCTTCCGGTGATCGGTGATGCCGCGCGGCTGCTGTGA
- a CDS encoding diiron oxygenase produces MTTVTEVDVLRDALGLLKDREQVAERLLDSSAKHSFDPDKELDWDSPFEEGKWFWPPELVSLYGTPLWKRMGEEQRVLLSHHEAAALASLGIWFEIILMQLLVRHIYDKAATSAHVRYALTEIEDECRHSKMFARLISHGGTPYYPVSRTHLNLGRVFKTISTTPGSFTATLLGEEILDWMQRLTFPDERVQSLVRGVTRIHVVEEARHVRYAREELRRQMVTAPRWSQEFTRVTSGEFARIFSVAFVNPEVYTNVGLDQREAVAQVRASGHRREVMQTGAKRLTDFLDDIGVLRGVGRRLWRASGLLA; encoded by the coding sequence ATGACGACCGTGACGGAAGTGGACGTGCTGCGCGATGCGCTCGGTCTGCTCAAGGACCGGGAGCAGGTCGCCGAGCGGCTGCTCGACTCCTCCGCCAAGCACTCCTTCGACCCGGACAAGGAGCTGGACTGGGACTCGCCCTTCGAGGAGGGCAAGTGGTTCTGGCCGCCGGAGCTGGTGTCGCTGTACGGCACCCCGCTGTGGAAGCGGATGGGCGAGGAGCAGCGGGTTCTGCTCTCGCACCACGAGGCGGCCGCGCTGGCTTCGCTGGGGATCTGGTTCGAGATCATTCTGATGCAGTTGCTGGTGCGGCACATTTACGACAAGGCGGCGACGAGTGCGCATGTGCGCTATGCGCTGACCGAGATCGAGGACGAGTGCCGGCACTCGAAGATGTTCGCCCGGCTGATCTCGCACGGGGGAACGCCGTACTACCCCGTGAGCCGGACGCATCTGAATCTGGGGCGGGTCTTCAAGACCATCTCGACCACGCCCGGGTCCTTCACGGCGACTCTGCTCGGCGAGGAGATCCTCGACTGGATGCAGCGGCTGACCTTTCCGGACGAGCGGGTGCAGAGCCTGGTACGGGGGGTCACCCGCATCCACGTGGTGGAGGAGGCGCGGCACGTGCGGTACGCGCGGGAGGAACTGCGACGACAGATGGTGACGGCGCCGCGGTGGTCGCAGGAGTTCACGCGGGTGACGTCGGGGGAGTTCGCCCGGATCTTCTCCGTCGCCTTCGTCAATCCCGAGGTCTACACGAACGTCGGCCTCGACCAGCGGGAGGCCGTGGCGCAGGTACGGGCGAGCGGGCACCGGCGGGAGGTCATGCAGACCGGCGCCAAGCGGCTGACCGACTTCCTGGACGACATCGGGGTGCTGCGGGGAGTCGGACGGCGGCTGTGGAGGGCGTCGGGGCTGCTGGCCTGA
- a CDS encoding ferritin-like domain-containing protein, giving the protein MSTHELYAKDPGDPLWQVPASGAARFSWEYDDGRDRLLALYQKGKDKQWDGQKRIDWDLEVDPHDALGTPDESMTLYGTPYWAKMTDRDKGELRKHYASWQFSQFLHGEQGAMVCAARIVESVPDLDAKFYSATQTMDEARHAEIYARFLQEKIGMLYPINDNLRSLLGDTLRDSRWDMPYLGMQVLIEGLALAAFGMIRDTTDKPLPKQILAYVMQDEARHVAFGRMALRDYYTQLSDAELREREEFVIEGCYLMRDRLRGVEVLENFGIPKAEAEEYSEQSEFLRLFRQLLFSRIVPCVKDIGLWGERLQRAYVDMGVFEMGDSNLDLLMAQDEEVAERLDAERFAAEERERVAEVTEMIEKGEGS; this is encoded by the coding sequence ATGTCGACGCACGAGCTGTACGCCAAGGACCCGGGAGACCCCCTCTGGCAGGTACCGGCCTCAGGGGCGGCACGCTTCAGCTGGGAGTACGACGACGGTCGCGACCGACTCCTCGCCCTGTACCAGAAGGGCAAGGACAAACAGTGGGACGGCCAGAAGAGAATCGACTGGGACCTGGAGGTCGACCCCCACGACGCTCTCGGTACCCCCGACGAGTCGATGACCCTCTACGGGACCCCGTACTGGGCGAAGATGACCGACCGGGACAAGGGCGAGTTGCGCAAGCACTACGCGTCCTGGCAGTTCAGCCAGTTCCTGCACGGTGAGCAGGGGGCCATGGTCTGCGCCGCGCGCATCGTCGAGTCGGTCCCCGACCTGGACGCGAAGTTCTACTCGGCCACCCAGACCATGGACGAGGCCCGCCACGCCGAGATCTACGCCCGCTTCCTGCAGGAGAAGATCGGGATGCTCTACCCGATCAACGACAACCTGCGGTCGCTCCTCGGCGACACCCTCCGGGACTCCCGCTGGGACATGCCGTACCTCGGGATGCAGGTCCTCATAGAGGGCCTGGCCCTGGCGGCCTTCGGCATGATCAGGGACACCACCGACAAGCCCCTCCCCAAGCAGATCCTCGCCTACGTGATGCAGGACGAGGCCCGCCATGTCGCCTTCGGCCGGATGGCGCTGCGCGACTACTACACACAACTCTCCGACGCCGAACTCCGCGAACGCGAGGAATTCGTCATCGAGGGCTGCTACTTGATGCGGGACCGGCTGCGCGGCGTCGAGGTCCTGGAGAACTTCGGCATTCCCAAGGCCGAGGCCGAGGAATACAGCGAACAGTCCGAATTCCTGCGCCTCTTCCGCCAGTTGCTCTTCAGTCGCATCGTCCCGTGCGTCAAGGACATCGGCCTGTGGGGCGAACGTCTCCAGCGGGCGTACGTCGACATGGGCGTTTTCGAGATGGGCGACTCCAACCTCGACCTCCTGATGGCCCAGGACGAGGAGGTGGCCGAGCGGTTGGACGCGGAGCGGTTCGCGGCGGAGGAGAGGGAACGGGTGGCGGAGGTGACGGAGATGATCGAGAAGGGTGAGGGCTCGTAG
- a CDS encoding ADP-ribosylglycohydrolase family protein — protein MTSAPNPHVPPRVLARRSLEGLALGDAFGERWFPLFRDRPQAYEEIRARRTPEEPDWHWTDDTAMALGIFRVLDEHGEIRQPELAQAFALGYDADPARGYGYGMHQLLPRLLQEPDRWAELARGLFDGEGSLGNGAAMRVAPLGAWFRHDLRLVIAQATLSAEVTHAHPEGIAGAVAVAVAAALSTRWDLTIGTVVEATPDSAVREGLRRAASLPFATEPWKAADILGNGRRIRADDTVPFAVWCAARHPDDLTSALWSTAEGFGDVDTTCAITGGIVGARTGVGNVPEEWLSRREAVPGAA, from the coding sequence ATGACATCCGCCCCGAACCCCCATGTCCCACCACGCGTCCTGGCCCGCCGCAGTCTGGAGGGTCTGGCCCTGGGTGACGCCTTCGGCGAACGCTGGTTCCCCCTCTTCCGGGACCGCCCCCAGGCGTACGAGGAGATCCGAGCCCGGCGCACCCCCGAGGAACCGGACTGGCACTGGACGGACGACACGGCGATGGCACTCGGCATCTTCCGTGTCCTCGACGAACACGGCGAGATCCGGCAACCGGAACTGGCCCAGGCCTTCGCCCTCGGCTACGACGCCGACCCGGCCCGGGGCTACGGCTACGGCATGCACCAACTGCTCCCGCGCCTCCTCCAGGAGCCGGACCGCTGGGCGGAACTGGCACGCGGACTCTTCGACGGCGAGGGCAGCCTCGGCAACGGCGCGGCGATGCGGGTGGCCCCGTTGGGCGCCTGGTTCCGGCACGACCTGCGCCTGGTGATCGCACAGGCGACGCTGTCGGCGGAGGTGACCCACGCCCACCCGGAGGGCATCGCGGGCGCGGTGGCGGTGGCCGTCGCGGCGGCGTTGTCGACTCGTTGGGACCTCACCATCGGCACGGTCGTCGAGGCCACGCCGGACAGCGCCGTCCGCGAGGGGCTGCGGCGCGCCGCGAGCCTTCCCTTCGCCACCGAACCCTGGAAGGCCGCGGACATCCTCGGCAACGGCCGGCGCATCCGCGCCGACGACACCGTTCCCTTCGCCGTCTGGTGCGCCGCCCGCCACCCCGACGACCTCACCTCGGCCCTGTGGAGCACGGCGGAGGGCTTCGGCGACGTCGACACGACCTGCGCCATCACGGGCGGCATCGTGGGCGCCCGTACGGGAGTGGGGAACGTACCCGAGGAATGGCTGAGCCGCCGCGAGGCGGTCCCCGGCGCCGCATAG
- a CDS encoding TIGR03943 family putative permease subunit, producing MNRQAQAAVLFLVGAAVLHAGLTDLYLRYVKAGLRPLLLAAGVVLIMAAVATVWYERRGRGEAGDGDGHGHVHREPRVAWLLVLPLLALILVSPPSLGSYSAMHAGTALQAPLAYPSLPATDPLPLGVVDYAGRAAYDHGRTLAHRRVQVTGFVALAKDGTPYLVRMALNCCAADAQPVKIGLTGNIPPVLQPDTWLQVTGTYTAEQTKDPVNDGRIPFLDVTVAKPVPTPHDPYDESWNN from the coding sequence GTGAACCGGCAGGCACAGGCGGCGGTCCTGTTCCTCGTCGGCGCGGCGGTCCTGCACGCCGGACTCACCGACCTCTACCTGCGCTACGTCAAGGCCGGGTTGCGGCCGTTGCTGCTGGCCGCCGGGGTCGTGCTGATCATGGCGGCGGTGGCGACGGTCTGGTACGAGCGACGGGGCCGGGGTGAAGCCGGCGACGGTGACGGACACGGACACGTCCACCGCGAACCCCGGGTCGCCTGGCTCCTCGTCCTCCCCCTCCTCGCCCTGATCCTGGTCTCCCCGCCCTCGCTGGGCTCCTACAGCGCCATGCACGCCGGTACGGCCCTGCAGGCGCCCCTCGCCTACCCGTCCCTGCCGGCCACCGACCCGCTCCCGCTCGGCGTCGTCGACTACGCGGGCCGCGCCGCCTACGACCACGGCCGCACCCTGGCCCACCGTCGGGTCCAAGTCACCGGCTTCGTCGCCCTCGCCAAGGACGGCACCCCGTACCTGGTCCGGATGGCCCTCAACTGCTGTGCCGCCGACGCCCAACCGGTCAAGATCGGCCTGACCGGCAACATCCCGCCCGTCCTTCAGCCCGACACCTGGCTCCAGGTCACCGGTACCTACACCGCCGAGCAGACCAAGGACCCCGTCAACGACGGCCGCATCCCGTTCCTCGACGTCACCGTGGCCAAACCGGTCCCGACCCCGCACGACCCGTACGACGAGAGCTGGAACAACTGA
- a CDS encoding permease gives MSITKAAPPGADHRDADAPDGPREQTDAPDGPRKQAAAAHGWQFNSPLVLVMLLLVLVVAQGPIRRALSAPVMQSWMTVFVAVVCQALPFLVLGVLLSAVIAVFVPPTFFARALPKRPALAVPVAGMAGAVLPGCECASVPVAGALVRRGVTPAAALAFLLSAPAINPIVLTATAVAFPRNPEMVLARFVASLLVACVMGWLWQRLGRADWMRPPARPSHEGLGKGAAFWDSVRHDVMHAGGFLVIGAMAAATLKAVVPATWLHAAAANPVVAILALAVLAVLLSICSEADAFVVSSLTQFSLTARLAFLVVGPMIDLKLFAMQAGTFGRGFALRFAPATFALAVLGSVLVGTVLL, from the coding sequence GTGAGCATCACCAAAGCGGCCCCGCCCGGGGCCGACCACCGCGACGCGGACGCACCGGACGGTCCACGGGAACAGACGGACGCACCGGACGGTCCGAGGAAGCAGGCGGCCGCGGCCCACGGCTGGCAGTTCAACTCGCCGCTCGTCCTGGTCATGCTGCTGCTCGTCCTGGTGGTGGCGCAGGGGCCGATCCGCCGGGCGCTGTCGGCGCCGGTGATGCAGAGCTGGATGACCGTGTTCGTCGCGGTGGTCTGCCAGGCGCTGCCCTTCCTCGTCCTCGGTGTGCTGCTGTCGGCGGTCATCGCGGTGTTCGTGCCGCCGACGTTCTTCGCCCGGGCGCTGCCGAAGCGGCCCGCGCTGGCCGTGCCGGTCGCCGGGATGGCGGGGGCGGTACTGCCCGGCTGCGAGTGCGCGTCGGTACCGGTGGCGGGGGCGCTGGTACGACGGGGGGTCACGCCCGCGGCGGCGCTGGCGTTCCTGCTGTCGGCGCCCGCGATCAACCCGATCGTGCTGACGGCCACCGCCGTCGCGTTCCCCCGCAACCCCGAGATGGTCCTCGCCCGGTTCGTGGCGAGCCTGCTCGTGGCCTGCGTGATGGGGTGGCTGTGGCAGCGGCTGGGGCGGGCGGACTGGATGCGGCCGCCGGCCCGGCCCTCGCACGAGGGGCTCGGCAAGGGCGCCGCGTTCTGGGATTCCGTACGGCACGACGTGATGCACGCCGGCGGGTTCCTCGTCATCGGGGCGATGGCGGCGGCCACGCTGAAGGCCGTCGTCCCGGCGACCTGGCTGCACGCCGCGGCCGCCAACCCCGTGGTGGCGATCCTCGCCCTCGCGGTCCTCGCCGTGCTGCTGTCCATCTGCTCCGAGGCCGACGCGTTCGTCGTCTCCTCGCTGACCCAGTTCTCGCTGACCGCGCGGCTGGCCTTCCTCGTGGTGGGACCGATGATCGACCTGAAGCTCTTCGCCATGCAGGCGGGCACGTTCGGCCGCGGGTTCGCCCTGCGGTTCGCGCCCGCCACCTTCGCCCTCGCCGTCCTCGGCTCGGTCCTGGTCGGGACGGTGCTGCTGTGA
- a CDS encoding penicillin-binding transpeptidase domain-containing protein, protein MTKYIRRAAALCAVLLLALLVNATRVQVFQAGAYDDNPANRRQTIARYGQPRGDILVGGRPVTGSRDSGQQLRYERTYTDGPLYAPVTGFASQVYGSTFLENTEDGILSGSDPLLSRFPLWNDATRAQNPAGKVITTIAPAAQRAAYRGLGSRRGAVAAIEPSTGRILALVSTPSYDPGELSGTGKAVTHAWERLNGAADKPMLNRAIRQTYPPGSTFKVVTAAAALDAGVVTDLDTSTTSPDPYRLPGTTTRLTNESEGCEDASLRYAFEWSCNTVFAKLGVDVGLSDMTRTATDFGFNDHLRIPFSVAPSNFDTTLDKAQLALSSIGQFNTRATPLQMAMISAAVAGGGSVKTPYLVEKTTTRNDSTVSTTGPRTLHQAMNPATAMRMRELMTDVVTEGTGTNAAIPGATVGGKTGTAQHGIDNLGMPYAWFISWAQADGAMEPAVAVAVVVEDAAADRGDISGGGDAAPIAKAVMKAVLGF, encoded by the coding sequence ATGACCAAGTACATCCGCCGGGCCGCCGCGCTCTGCGCCGTGCTGCTGCTGGCGCTCCTCGTCAACGCCACCCGCGTCCAGGTCTTCCAGGCCGGGGCGTACGACGACAACCCGGCCAACCGCCGCCAGACGATCGCCCGTTACGGCCAGCCGCGCGGTGACATCCTCGTCGGGGGCCGGCCGGTCACCGGCTCCAGGGACAGCGGCCAGCAGCTCCGCTACGAACGGACCTACACGGACGGACCGTTGTACGCGCCCGTGACCGGCTTCGCCTCGCAGGTGTACGGGTCGACGTTCCTGGAGAACACCGAGGACGGCATCCTCTCCGGCAGCGACCCGCTGCTCTCGCGTTTCCCCCTGTGGAACGACGCCACCCGCGCCCAGAACCCCGCCGGCAAGGTGATCACGACGATCGCCCCCGCCGCACAGCGCGCCGCGTACCGGGGTCTCGGTTCGCGGCGCGGGGCGGTGGCGGCCATCGAGCCGTCCACCGGCAGGATCCTCGCGCTGGTCTCCACCCCGTCGTACGACCCGGGGGAACTGTCCGGGACGGGCAAGGCGGTCACGCACGCCTGGGAGCGGCTGAACGGGGCGGCGGACAAGCCGATGCTCAACCGGGCGATCCGGCAGACCTATCCGCCCGGGTCGACGTTCAAGGTGGTGACGGCCGCGGCGGCCCTCGACGCGGGGGTGGTGACGGACCTCGACACGTCGACCACCTCCCCGGACCCGTACCGGCTGCCCGGCACCACGACCCGGCTGACGAACGAGAGCGAGGGCTGCGAGGACGCCTCGCTGCGGTACGCCTTCGAGTGGTCCTGCAACACGGTCTTCGCCAAGCTGGGCGTGGACGTGGGGCTGAGCGACATGACCCGCACGGCGACGGACTTCGGTTTCAACGACCACCTGCGGATCCCCTTCTCCGTCGCCCCCAGCAACTTCGACACGACGCTCGACAAGGCGCAGCTCGCGCTCTCCTCCATCGGTCAGTTCAACACCCGGGCCACTCCCCTCCAGATGGCGATGATCTCGGCTGCCGTCGCGGGCGGCGGGTCCGTCAAAACGCCCTATCTGGTGGAGAAGACGACCACCCGGAACGACAGCACGGTGTCGACGACCGGTCCCCGCACGCTCCACCAGGCGATGAACCCGGCGACCGCCATGCGGATGCGGGAGCTGATGACGGACGTGGTGACGGAGGGCACCGGCACCAACGCCGCGATTCCAGGAGCGACGGTCGGCGGCAAGACCGGGACCGCCCAGCACGGCATCGACAACCTGGGGATGCCGTACGCCTGGTTCATCTCCTGGGCCCAGGCGGACGGCGCGATGGAGCCCGCGGTGGCGGTCGCGGTCGTCGTCGAGGACGCGGCGGCCGACCGCGGGGACATCAGCGGGGGCGGGGACGCGGCGCCGATCGCGAAAGCGGTGATGAAGGCGGTACTCGGGTTCTGA